A window of Chryseobacterium shandongense genomic DNA:
TGAAAGCGAAATGATATTTCCGTTAAATCCTGTAGCCAGATCAATTAAAACCGCCGATCCCCAGATCCAGACTACCGGTTCATATTCTCTAAGCAACATTCCGTTTTTAGGCATAAAATAAGTAAGATAAGGAAATCCTACCATAATGCATGAAAACAAAACAGCACCCAGAAAATACAGCGTCAGTGATGTCTTCTTATGAAACTTATCCAGTCCTTCCATATCTCCGTCTAAAAGATTCTTACTGATAATTGGAGCCGAAATATTAAACAACCCCAACTGCGGAATAGAAATCAGAGAAATCAATGCGTATAGAGTAGAGTAAATTCCGTTTTCCTCCATTCCCATATATTCCCCGATCATAAAGCTGTTGATGGCCAGATAATTCCCGAAAGTCCCTAAAAAACCGAAAAAACTGTAGTTCATAAACTCTTTCCAGAATCTGTCTTTTTTAAAATAATCGGTACTAAAATCCAGATTGATTGTATCCAGCTTATTTGTATAATAAATGTAACCAAAAAGCATTAATGCAAAGATTCCGAAGAAAAATGCCAGTGCTGTTTTCTGGGAAAGTGCAAAATAAAAAAAAAGACAAAAAGCGCCAAGATTGGCAATTTTAGGAAAAAGATTGTCGAAAATATTAGAGACAACAATCCTTTTATAGTTGGATGTGTATTTATTAAATAGGGCACACAGCGACAATACTAAAATTAAAGGAAGGATAATTCCCTTGATATTCCATGCCTGCGTCTTTAAAAACTGAGGGTAAAAATAAGGAAGTACAAAAAAGACTCCGCAAAAAATCAGGAAATTAATGAAGATCGTAAGCAGTGACAGGGAAAGCATATTTTGGTTTTTACCGTCTTTCTGCACCGTGTGGAAGAATTTTACATTTGCATATGAAATTCCGAATACGACAAATGGAACCAGCATTTCAGCGGTCTGCATGCTGTATCTCAGTTTACCATAGAATTCAAAATCATTAGGAAAAATAAAAATCGCTGAAACGGTACCCAGCAGAAAACCTACATAGCCAATAATAGAATATTTAAACCCTTGTCTTGCAACTACACTCATTTTTTATTGACTTTAGGGATAAATATAATATTGTTGATGTAATCTTTTTTGTTTTTTTCGTCGCTTGTATTTTTCAGGAGCGTATCTTGCGTTAACTTTTCAAGCTCAAAATTATTTCTATTAAGATAGTGGGCATCATAGCCCCAGGATTCAACTTCCGAAATTTCCTGCCAGATCGGCGTAGCATGATGTCTCTGCTCCATTTCCACCATGAGCACCGGCAGAAACCTGCAGATCACCTCACGCGCACCCGATAGTGTTTTCATTTCATTGCCTTCAACATCAATTTTGATAAAATCCAGTCGGTTAAAATGTTCTATTGCGGCCCAGTCATCAAGCCGTATTACTTTTACCTTTTCGGTATAGCTTCTTTCTTCGCCTTTTTCTTTATAAGAGGTATTAAGTGTTCCTCTGGAAGCAACTGTTTTGCCACTGATTACCGGAACCTTAAATTCCGCGGTTGTATTTTCATCAGAAAGAGCTAACGGAAAAACCCGCATTCCCGGGAAAAGTCTCTTAAGCCTTCTGTACAGTTTTTTATTGGGTTCAAAAGCGTAAATCTGTTCGTGATCCAGCTTGTTCTCAAGTTGATACAGAAATGTACCTACGTTGGCGCCGATATCGAAAATGATAGCGTTTTTAGGGAGAAATTCTTTAATCCATACCAATTCCGGTTCTACATTTCGTACAGAGAAATTATCTTTGTTGAGATTATTTAAACTCTTAAAAAATCTTTTTTTGTAAAACCCAGGACTGATATATTGCAGATTTTCAGCAATTCTTTGGTATAGAGACATTCTTTTTGCTTTTGACGACTTACAAAGATAAATAAAAATGTTAAATTATTTTAACAATTGCATATTTAAAAAGGTTTACTGTTTTGAATATTTAATCTGATAGTGATATATTATTTATAATAATTTATTATTTTAGTAAAAATTATAAATTATTATGTTTTATAGACAGAAATTAATTTCCAATTTCATAATTATTGTAGTAATTGTTTTTAACTTGAACGTGCATGCGCAATGTACACTCACAGGATATTCCAAAGTTACACAAGGACAAAATTTTTCGGCGGCTATAAAAAATGACGGCAGTCTTTGGGTATGGGGAATTGGTGTGAATGGTATTGATGGTTCGGGAGTGGGAACTAATTCGATCCCTCATCCTGTAAAAGTTGGAACTGACAATGATTGGCAGGATGTTTCTGCCGGAAACAGCCATATTGTAGCTCTTAAGACAGATGGATCTGTATGGGTTTGGGGAGGTAATTATTATGGACAGATCGGTATGGGAAATGTTAATACGGTATATGTGCCTACAAAAGTCGGGACAAGTACTTATAAAGCCATTTCAGCGGGTTTCGGACAGACTTTCATTATAAAAACAGATGGAACCCTTTGGGTAACGGGTGAAGATAGCACCCAATCTGGACTTCTGGGGTTAGGCTACTCTACAACCGGGGTATCAGCATTTACAAAAGTAGGATCAGATAATGATTGGAAAAGTGTTTCTGTTGGCGCTCAACAAACATTTGCAATCAAAACGGACGGAACATTATGGGGTGCAGGATCAAACACAGCAGGACAGTTAGGTTTAGGTACTCTTACAAAAACAAATAGCTTTATCCAGGTCGGTACCCAAAATGATTGGAGGGAGGTGGTTTCCGGAGACGTTCATAGTTTGGCGATTAAAAATGATGGAACGCTTTGGGGATGTGGAGCCAATAATTATTATCGTCAGTTAGGTATGCCTACTTTTTTTTATGCCGGAGAATTTTTCCAGATTGGAAACGATTCCAATTGGAAAAAGGTAGGGGTAAGTATAAGGAATAATACTTCTTTCGCACTAAAAACAGATAAAACTTTATGGGGGTTCGGAGAAAATGATTACGGAAAAGTCGGGGTAAATTCCATTTCTGCTGTAGTATCACCTCCTACACAAATACCAGGTAGTTGGATTGATATTCCTTATAATTTTGGTTTGCGACACTCGTGTGCAATCAAAGACGATACAACTTTGTGGAGTTGGGGAATAGACGAATATTTTGTGTTAGGAAATGATGATGGAATTAAACTTTATAAAGCAATTCCCACGAATACAACTTGTAGCAATAATCCATTGTCAACAATTGAATCAAAGAATGAAAACGAGAAATATTCTATTTACCCAAATCCTGCCTATGATTTCATTGAATTTAAATCCGCAAAAAAAGTTTCTGAAGTAGTAATTTTTGATGCTACTGGAAAATTAGTAAAAAAAATAAGCAAACCCAGAGAAAAAATTGACATCAGAGATTTACTTCCGGGGATTTATATGGTCAATATTGGAGAAAATGTATATAAGGTTATAAAAAAGTAACTATAAAATAGATGCATTCAGGAAATCATTTAAAGGCTTCATAACTTTGAAGATTTTAGCAAGATTTTTTGAAGCATTTTTATCTGAAATTTCTGTATCCGAAAGATTGTATACCACTATAAAACTTTTAAGTTTCAAGTATTCTGCCATCGGATCTTCTTTTTCAAATCCCTGCGGAACTTTTTTAAGTTTATCATCCTGATCAAGCTCGGAAAAATATTTTTTAAATTCTTTATCGTTTAAAATGGTTAGAAATTCCTTTCCATATAAGGAGATTTCCTTTCTTAGTGTCTTCAGAACGGAAGATTCCGGCATGTATATTCCTCCGGCAATAAATGATTTTCCCGGCTCCAGGTGAAGATAATATCCGCCTTTCTGGCTGCCTTTTCCCATTCCAAGTGATGCTCCGAAATTGGTTTTATAAGGTGTTTTATCTTTTGAAAATCGCGTATCTCTGTAAATTCTGAATAAAGATTTTTTAGCATCAATTTTTCCCAACTCGGGATCAAATTCAGACATCTCTGTAATTA
This region includes:
- a CDS encoding FkbM family methyltransferase, with product MSLYQRIAENLQYISPGFYKKRFFKSLNNLNKDNFSVRNVEPELVWIKEFLPKNAIIFDIGANVGTFLYQLENKLDHEQIYAFEPNKKLYRRLKRLFPGMRVFPLALSDENTTAEFKVPVISGKTVASRGTLNTSYKEKGEERSYTEKVKVIRLDDWAAIEHFNRLDFIKIDVEGNEMKTLSGAREVICRFLPVLMVEMEQRHHATPIWQEISEVESWGYDAHYLNRNNFELEKLTQDTLLKNTSDEKNKKDYINNIIFIPKVNKK
- a CDS encoding T9SS type A sorting domain-containing protein; translation: MFYRQKLISNFIIIVVIVFNLNVHAQCTLTGYSKVTQGQNFSAAIKNDGSLWVWGIGVNGIDGSGVGTNSIPHPVKVGTDNDWQDVSAGNSHIVALKTDGSVWVWGGNYYGQIGMGNVNTVYVPTKVGTSTYKAISAGFGQTFIIKTDGTLWVTGEDSTQSGLLGLGYSTTGVSAFTKVGSDNDWKSVSVGAQQTFAIKTDGTLWGAGSNTAGQLGLGTLTKTNSFIQVGTQNDWREVVSGDVHSLAIKNDGTLWGCGANNYYRQLGMPTFFYAGEFFQIGNDSNWKKVGVSIRNNTSFALKTDKTLWGFGENDYGKVGVNSISAVVSPPTQIPGSWIDIPYNFGLRHSCAIKDDTTLWSWGIDEYFVLGNDDGIKLYKAIPTNTTCSNNPLSTIESKNENEKYSIYPNPAYDFIEFKSAKKVSEVVIFDATGKLVKKISKPREKIDIRDLLPGIYMVNIGENVYKVIKK
- a CDS encoding lipopolysaccharide biosynthesis protein, with the translated sequence MSVVARQGFKYSIIGYVGFLLGTVSAIFIFPNDFEFYGKLRYSMQTAEMLVPFVVFGISYANVKFFHTVQKDGKNQNMLSLSLLTIFINFLIFCGVFFVLPYFYPQFLKTQAWNIKGIILPLILVLSLCALFNKYTSNYKRIVVSNIFDNLFPKIANLGAFCLFFYFALSQKTALAFFFGIFALMLFGYIYYTNKLDTINLDFSTDYFKKDRFWKEFMNYSFFGFLGTFGNYLAINSFMIGEYMGMEENGIYSTLYALISLISIPQLGLFNISAPIISKNLLDGDMEGLDKFHKKTSLTLYFLGAVLFSCIMVGFPYLTYFMPKNGMLLREYEPVVWIWGSAVLIDLATGFNGNIISLSKHYKFNILVMLMLAGLTIFLNLYFLNNTDLKLIGIAMSTAISLTTYNVVKVIFNYFVFKVSPFTIEMIFVSIICTLAVTVAIVLPNFNNNFINLVYKPAVVLLLIFIGNYFTKVFPVEDYINKNFIKSIFKFR
- a CDS encoding DUF2461 domain-containing protein, which encodes MAATVSPKVFDFLRQLTENNNREWFTENKNLYTESQENMVSFLDELITEMSEFDPELGKIDAKKSLFRIYRDTRFSKDKTPYKTNFGASLGMGKGSQKGGYYLHLEPGKSFIAGGIYMPESSVLKTLRKEISLYGKEFLTILNDKEFKKYFSELDQDDKLKKVPQGFEKEDPMAEYLKLKSFIVVYNLSDTEISDKNASKNLAKIFKVMKPLNDFLNASIL